In the Trichoderma atroviride chromosome 4, complete sequence genome, CGGTAGCTGGTCATGGCAAGCTCATCCGAGCCGGATTTCTTCGCCAGGTAGGCCGATCCTCATATCATACTTCATCTACTTCAAGATGGTTTTACTGATCTAGCTTGTTTCCCCAGGCACAATCTGGAgtttttcagctgcttccacTGGGCCTACGAGTTCAGGATAAAATTGAGCGTCTTGTTGACAAGCATATGCAAAGCATAGGTTAATCATATCAAAATTCATGGAGAGTATTTCTCAACTGATCAATATCTTTCTATAGGAGCATCCAAGCTTGCTCTCTCGACTCTCACTACTGAAGAATTATGGCGCAAAAGTGGGCGCTTGGATAAAGTCTCACCAGAGGTATGTCAGTTTTTACCAATTGCAGACATCTCGTTGCTAATACTCAGGCAAGCTATTTCGACTCAAAGATCGCAAGGATGTGCCTATCATGCTGTCACCAACacacgaagaagaaatcacaTCCCTTGTCGCAAGCACGTTAAAGTCTTATAAAGACTTGCCTTTGAAGTTATACCAGATTAGTATGAGCCTCTAAGCCTAGGTAGCTTTTGTGGTATATCACAGCTCCTAACTGATCTGCTAGCACGAAAGTACCGAGATGAGATCCGTCCCAGGCACGGCTTATTAAGATCTCGTGAGTTTATCATGAAAGACTTGTACACATTCGATTTGACCCACGAATCTGCCGTCGAGACTTATCGCGACGTCGCTGGTGCCTACTCGGCCTTCTTTTCAGACTTGAAGCTGCCGATATTAGTAGCCGAGGCCAGCTCAGGAGACATGGGCGGAGAGCATAGCCATGAATACCACCTTTCTCATCCCATTGGAGAGGACACAGTCGCAAGCTGTAACAATTGCGGCTACACCGCCAATGACGAAGTTGCCGCTGCTCGGTCATCCAGACAAATTGACGGTGCAATTTCTACATCAAGTTTCGGTCTCTGGCGCGGCATCaccaaggacaagaaaaCTTTGATAAATGCGTGGTACCCAAAGATTGGAGATTCGCCTTCAGATGACAGCTGGAATATCCATGCTGTCAAATCAGTCGTCCCGGAACTAGATACAAGCGTCAGTGACGCCGCACCGTTCTGGAGCGAGGTTTTACAGGAGGCAAAGGGAAAGAGTGACGAAATCCAGCTCCTAAACGTCATTGATTCGAGACTTTCAGGAGCTTTTGAAGGCCTCCGCGATGAGCTTCCTCTACTCCCTCAAGATTGGACGAATAGCGACATCTCACAATCGTCAATAACACAAACACAAGCCGGGACAAATCTAAATCTCTTGCGCATTGCAGATGGGGACGGCTGCCCCCGCTGTGACTCGGGAAAGCTTGAGATTCATCGCGCATTGGAGTTGGGCCACACATTTCTCCTTGGCACACGCTATTCAGAGCCGCTCGAAGCGTCTGTAGCGCTGCCACAAAACCCAGGGGTTCCCGTCCCAACCCAGATGGGCTGCTTTGGCATCGGCGTCTCTCgcatcctcggcgccgtggcGGAACAGCTCACTGACAATAAAGGGCTCAACTGGCCTCGAGCTATTGCGCCGTTTGAGGTGGTCATTATTCCAACATCTGGCGTCAATGAACAGACACTGGACTTCTACGATGGCCTAACAAAGAATGGAAATTCGGCGACAGCCTTGGACGTCGTCCTGGATGACCGCAAAGAAGCATTTGGATGGAAAATGCAAGACGCAGACATGACGGGCTATCCTGTCGTGGTTGTACTCGGAAAGGCCTGGAGAGAAAACGGCGTCTGCGAAGTGCAGTGCAGGAGACTCTCTGTAAAGGAGAATGTGAAGGCAGAAGAGGTGCCCCAATATATCAGGACTTTGCTGGAGCGGCTATAGATACTAGTAGCTGCGAAGGAGTGCAGCGACAGAAGAGTCAACAAATCTCCCATCTGGACCAAAGTACATAAAataaagaattaaaaaaaccCGAATCAGTTAAAGTGAATAACTTGTTTATCCATAATCATTTTCGTGGCGATTGAATAGCCGTGCTGCAAATTAAAGCTGCGATTCCATGTCCTCGTTACAAGAATCGCCAGCCCCTCTACAGTCATCCGCCCAGCGGTTCAAGCTTGGAGGGGCACCGACTCCC is a window encoding:
- a CDS encoding uncharacterized protein (BUSCO:EOG092D28BN), whose protein sequence is MRASNLIYRGGLRPLTAAQTSNHIRVFSLPFFAQSTRLRSTLSKIWVPTGGVTATEGETGHGKLIRAGFLRQAQSGVFQLLPLGLRVQDKIERLVDKHMQSIGASKLALSTLTTEELWRKSGRLDKVSPELFRLKDRKDVPIMLSPTHEEEITSLVASTLKSYKDLPLKLYQITRKYRDEIRPRHGLLRSREFIMKDLYTFDLTHESAVETYRDVAGAYSAFFSDLKLPILVAEASSGDMGGEHSHEYHLSHPIGEDTVASCNNCGYTANDEVAAARSSRQIDGAISTSSFGLWRGITKDKKTLINAWYPKIGDSPSDDSWNIHAVKSVVPELDTSVSDAAPFWSEVLQEAKGKSDEIQLLNVIDSRLSGAFEGLRDELPLLPQDWTNSDISQSSITQTQAGTNLNLLRIADGDGCPRCDSGKLEIHRALELGHTFLLGTRYSEPLEASVALPQNPGVPVPTQMGCFGIGVSRILGAVAEQLTDNKGLNWPRAIAPFEVVIIPTSGVNEQTLDFYDGLTKNGNSATALDVVLDDRKEAFGWKMQDADMTGYPVVVVLGKAWRENGVCEVQCRRLSVKENVKAEEVPQYIRTLLERL